A genomic region of Pseudoalteromonas piscicida contains the following coding sequences:
- a CDS encoding WD40/YVTN/BNR-like repeat-containing protein gives MKKLVAASILTMAHVAVAESSDQISAKSALMVAHPEQTLFTDITDNGDALIAVGKHGTIIIKQEGQNWTQAEVPIQSLLTSVTFKGKDIGWACGHDASIIKTTDGGKTWALKQYLPTLEKPCLDIEFIDQQHGFAVGAYGMFFETTDGGESWTKRFISEFVHPDDVDYLADLKEQDPAAYEQETAFILPHFNRLLIAEGMMYLAGEMGLVAQSDDLGKTWQKFEPFYRGSFFAVDQTSDNQLIVAGLRGNAFIGNAQQVVQLDTQKTATINSIAHKDNVTYMFANSGVIFTLKAGKLTSKQLKNGHSILAGVVKKNQLILATEQGIAEVEVKN, from the coding sequence CTGATGGTCGCTCACCCAGAGCAAACGCTTTTCACAGATATTACAGATAACGGTGATGCGTTAATTGCGGTAGGTAAACACGGCACAATAATTATTAAACAAGAAGGGCAAAACTGGACGCAGGCAGAGGTGCCAATTCAATCACTGTTAACCTCTGTGACTTTCAAAGGTAAAGATATTGGTTGGGCTTGTGGCCACGACGCCAGCATAATCAAAACCACAGACGGTGGTAAAACATGGGCGCTAAAACAATATCTACCAACATTGGAAAAGCCTTGTCTTGATATTGAGTTTATTGACCAACAACACGGCTTTGCTGTGGGTGCTTATGGCATGTTTTTTGAAACCACTGATGGTGGTGAGTCTTGGACAAAACGTTTTATCAGTGAATTTGTTCACCCCGATGATGTCGACTACTTAGCCGATTTAAAAGAGCAAGACCCCGCGGCATACGAACAAGAAACGGCGTTTATTCTCCCTCACTTTAATCGCCTGTTAATCGCCGAAGGCATGATGTACCTTGCCGGTGAAATGGGACTTGTGGCACAAAGTGATGACTTAGGAAAAACATGGCAAAAATTTGAGCCTTTTTATCGCGGTTCATTTTTTGCTGTTGATCAAACCTCAGATAACCAACTTATTGTTGCAGGCCTTAGGGGCAACGCATTTATTGGCAATGCACAGCAAGTCGTGCAACTTGATACTCAAAAAACGGCGACAATAAATAGTATTGCTCACAAAGATAATGTGACCTATATGTTTGCTAACAGCGGTGTAATATTCACGTTGAAAGCAGGTAAGCTAACCTCAAAACAACTAAAAAACGGCCACTCTATTTTAGCAGGCGTGGTTAAAAAGAATCAGCTAATTCTAGCGACGGAGCAGGGGATTGCTGAGGTAGAGGTGAAAAACTAA
- a CDS encoding efflux RND transporter permease subunit, whose product MQAFLNQLVYAIFRHRITVASFFVLTTIFLGFKATQIQLDASFNKNIPLNHEYMKVYLKHEKQFGGANSILISVCDKGGDIFNEPFFTQLKAVHDQLYFIPGVNRPLVNSIFAPSARFVEVVEDGFAGGPIIPANFQPTEQGLAVVKQNIEKAKVVGRMVASDYSCAMVTAQLMETDPQTQEKLDTLAFAQKLESEIRAPLSTDNVSIHIIGFAKMAGDIADGAKGVVLFFALAIAFTFIMVWMFCKSFKLTLLPIVCSFIAVIWQMGLLSTLGFGVDPMSILVPFLVFAIGVSHGVQMINAIGKKVAEGVSCKVAAEASFKALLIPGGIALLSDTVGFLTLLAIDIGIIRELAITASLGVAVIIFTNLVLLPVMASFFESANIKRLGDGKNASHGMFEAMREALVKTTDKKVARVILLISAVLFAFGYWQSEKMRIGDLHAGAPALHEDARYNQDTFLISDRYAISSDILKVIVEATPAACTEHDTMERISRFQWRVENLPSVQSAVSLSSVAQAVNAGYNEGNLKWQTLPRNTASLVQATSRVETSSGLLNGDCSVMPIIIFMADHKAESIDHVIAKIKAFSEEEGTDDVAFKLASGPIGVMAATNESVSEAQVPMMIYVYGAVILLCLASFRSVRATIAVVLPLYVVSTLAQALMVQLEIGLTVSTLPVIALGVGIGVDYGIYILSSMMGQLKQGMPLSVAYRNALAERGSAVLFTGITLAIGVSTWIFSALKFQVDMGILLTFMFLVNMLGAVLLLPAIGTLVWSDQKK is encoded by the coding sequence ATGCAAGCGTTTTTAAATCAATTGGTATACGCCATCTTTAGGCACCGTATTACCGTCGCGTCTTTTTTCGTACTGACGACGATATTTTTGGGCTTCAAAGCTACACAAATTCAGCTCGACGCGTCATTTAACAAAAATATTCCATTAAATCATGAATACATGAAAGTGTACTTGAAGCACGAAAAACAGTTTGGTGGTGCAAATAGTATTCTTATTTCTGTTTGTGATAAAGGTGGTGACATCTTTAATGAGCCATTTTTCACTCAGCTAAAGGCTGTGCATGATCAGCTTTATTTTATCCCTGGTGTTAATCGTCCACTGGTGAATTCAATTTTTGCACCCAGTGCGAGGTTCGTTGAGGTGGTAGAGGACGGCTTTGCCGGTGGACCCATTATTCCCGCTAATTTTCAACCTACCGAACAAGGTCTAGCGGTTGTAAAGCAGAATATTGAGAAAGCAAAAGTTGTGGGTCGTATGGTTGCAAGCGATTATTCTTGTGCCATGGTAACCGCTCAGCTAATGGAAACCGATCCGCAAACTCAAGAAAAGCTTGATACCTTAGCCTTTGCGCAAAAACTAGAATCTGAGATCCGAGCGCCACTGAGCACTGATAACGTGAGCATACATATTATTGGCTTTGCGAAAATGGCCGGTGACATTGCTGATGGTGCGAAAGGTGTAGTGCTTTTCTTTGCGTTAGCAATTGCTTTTACCTTTATTATGGTCTGGATGTTCTGTAAGAGCTTTAAGCTTACGCTGCTTCCGATTGTTTGTTCATTTATTGCTGTGATTTGGCAGATGGGCTTACTCAGTACTTTGGGTTTTGGTGTTGACCCTATGTCTATTTTGGTGCCTTTCTTAGTGTTCGCTATTGGTGTGAGTCACGGTGTGCAAATGATCAACGCGATAGGTAAAAAAGTAGCGGAAGGGGTAAGCTGCAAAGTGGCAGCTGAAGCGAGCTTTAAAGCATTACTTATCCCAGGCGGCATTGCTCTACTTTCGGACACCGTTGGTTTCTTAACCTTACTGGCAATCGACATCGGCATTATTCGTGAACTTGCTATTACTGCCAGTTTAGGGGTTGCGGTTATTATCTTTACCAACTTGGTACTGCTTCCTGTGATGGCATCGTTCTTTGAGTCTGCAAATATTAAGCGACTTGGTGATGGTAAAAACGCCAGCCATGGTATGTTTGAGGCAATGCGAGAGGCCTTGGTGAAAACCACAGACAAAAAAGTGGCCAGAGTGATTTTACTTATCAGTGCAGTACTATTCGCATTTGGCTACTGGCAATCTGAAAAAATGCGTATTGGTGATTTACATGCTGGTGCACCGGCGCTACATGAAGATGCCAGATACAACCAAGACACTTTCCTTATCTCAGACCGTTATGCCATTTCTTCTGATATCTTAAAGGTAATTGTAGAAGCGACACCTGCGGCTTGTACTGAGCACGATACAATGGAGCGTATTAGTCGCTTCCAATGGCGAGTAGAAAACTTACCGAGTGTACAATCGGCTGTTTCTTTAAGCTCCGTTGCACAAGCGGTTAATGCTGGGTACAACGAAGGTAACTTAAAGTGGCAGACGTTACCAAGAAATACCGCTTCTCTAGTTCAAGCTACCTCTCGAGTGGAGACCAGCTCTGGGCTACTTAACGGTGATTGTTCGGTGATGCCTATTATCATCTTTATGGCAGATCATAAGGCCGAATCTATCGACCATGTGATTGCAAAAATCAAAGCGTTCTCAGAAGAAGAGGGAACTGATGACGTTGCCTTTAAATTAGCATCAGGTCCAATCGGTGTGATGGCGGCAACAAATGAATCCGTTTCCGAGGCGCAGGTTCCTATGATGATCTACGTGTACGGCGCGGTGATCCTGTTGTGCCTAGCGAGCTTTAGGAGCGTGCGAGCGACTATCGCAGTGGTACTACCTTTATATGTGGTATCAACGCTGGCGCAGGCGCTTATGGTGCAGCTTGAAATCGGTTTAACGGTATCCACGCTACCGGTAATTGCTTTGGGTGTGGGAATAGGTGTCGATTACGGCATTTATATTCTATCCTCTATGATGGGACAGCTTAAGCAAGGTATGCCATTGTCGGTTGCCTACCGAAATGCGCTTGCTGAACGAGGCAGTGCGGTACTGTTTACTGGTATCACATTGGCGATTGGGGTAAGCACATGGATTTTCTCTGCGCTTAAGTTCCAGGTTGATATGGGTATCCTTTTAACCTTCATGTTCTTGGTAAATATGCTGGGTGCTGTGCTGCTTTTACCGGCAATTGGAACGCTTGTCTGGTCTGACCAGAAAAAATAA
- a CDS encoding NAD-glutamate dehydrogenase, producing MTQNEGTASVILDNVCKLIHKKVHADKVSLVETFAKTLYSNMSKEDLAHRNDSDLYGAALSLWNALDKNKSDDAVIRVFNPEVAKDGWQSSHTIVEIIAKDMPFLVDSVRMAMNRKNIVSHLLLHSPLKLQRNDAGAITAVSNLKAEQESTSTKTVFFIEIDRQTDDSVIADFTAELESVLNDVSVAVADWLPIRDKLVSVSKELPTRHYSCSKEEVAEAVEFLDWLVSDNFTFMGYRQYDLTPVQGDYELKPVEGTSLGLMKNSGDDHSRLLSELPEVARKEARSNNLLILTKTNSLSRVHRPAYIDYVGIKRFDDEGNVIGEDRFIGLFSSSFYNNSAVDVPVLKSKINRIMEQCDFAKGTHAYKAVLNILETYPRDELVQARESELLEVAMGVLQTQERDMCRLFVRKDVYGRFFSCMVYVPRERYNTALRRETQQLLGRAFKSSDKVEFTTFFSESTLARTHYIVRVDDNNIDYNVKEIENNLVEAARTWEDKLQSALLERTGESRGNELNRKYTNAFQSAYKDQVLPSAAVVDIEKLEQLNDDNKLEMLFYRPQEEATSQLVRLSLFHKAEPIHLSDVMPMLENFGLRVIGETPYAVKTTDGQVNWIMDFSMLIDSKGITDFDKVSARFRAALTNVWNNRLENDGFNRLVLLGGLTGREASILRAYAKYMRQIGVTFSQSYIENTFDRYPHIAAMIVDLFVKKFAPKKVATEKALQKVVDAIYLELENVANLDDDRIIRLYVDMINATLRTNFYQKEADGTNKSYTSFKIQPSAVPDMPLPLPAFEIFVYSPRVEGVHLRGGKVARGGLRWSDRREDFRTEVLGLVKAQQVKNTVIVPVGSKGGFVCKQLPTEREAFFKEGQECYKIFIRGLLDITDNIVHGDIVPPVDVVRHDEDDPYLVVAADKGTATFSDIANGIAESYNFWLGDAFASGGSVGYDHKKMGITAKGGWESVKRHFREMDVDCQTTDFTAVGIGDMGGDVFGNGMLLSKHIRLQAAFNHMHIFIDPNPDAASSYVERERLFNLPRSNWEDYNKDLISEGGGIFSRAAKAITLSAEMKKMIGTKKSSMTPNELIKALLKMPVDLLWNGGIGTYIKSKSETDAEVGDRANDALRINGGELGAKIFGEGGNLGATQLGRIEFASNGGRINTDFIDNVGGVACSDNEVNIKILLNGLVAEGELTNKQRNELLYSMTDEVSELVLKDCYRQTHTLSVTKSKGPATLKEKVRFIHALEKDGKLNRAIEFLPTDEELAERAAAGKDLTRPELSVLVSYSKMVLKETLVVDEISENPYYRQLLVNSFPAPLRERFNAAMDNHPLRKEIIATKLANNIVNDMGLNFMVRMHEETGATDAEIAICYSIASAIFEMKETWSAISALDNKIPAAVQTEMLYQLRRTVRRATRWFLRHRDKSQTIEQTIAFFAPTFKDLSANLHNYMVANESEQIVDKARDLESQGVPAEIALRIVSLSSLFSVMDLAEVAHSSGRKIGVVSNTYFTLGANMGLHWFLDQITAQPVANHWQALARASYREELDWQQRSLSEVVLNSFAGDDSDINEQIEQWMDKQAGLLHRWQQMLTEFKTSQSHDFAKFSVALRELMLLSHNCDTSK from the coding sequence ATGACACAAAATGAAGGCACAGCTTCTGTTATCCTAGATAACGTCTGCAAGCTTATCCATAAAAAAGTCCATGCTGACAAAGTGTCACTTGTCGAAACGTTTGCCAAAACCTTGTACAGCAATATGTCTAAAGAGGATTTGGCACATCGTAACGACAGTGACTTATACGGCGCAGCATTGAGCCTTTGGAATGCCCTTGATAAAAACAAGTCTGACGATGCCGTCATTCGCGTTTTTAATCCTGAGGTTGCAAAGGATGGATGGCAATCATCGCATACGATTGTCGAGATAATCGCTAAAGATATGCCGTTTTTGGTTGATTCAGTGCGCATGGCGATGAATCGCAAAAACATAGTCTCTCACCTATTACTTCATTCTCCACTTAAGTTACAAAGAAATGATGCAGGTGCAATCACCGCAGTTTCTAACTTAAAAGCAGAACAAGAATCTACGTCTACTAAGACCGTATTCTTTATCGAAATCGACAGGCAAACAGATGATTCGGTGATCGCTGATTTTACAGCTGAGCTTGAATCTGTCTTAAATGATGTTTCTGTTGCGGTTGCTGATTGGCTACCAATTCGCGATAAATTGGTGAGCGTAAGTAAAGAGCTGCCGACCCGTCATTATAGTTGTTCAAAAGAAGAAGTTGCTGAAGCCGTCGAGTTTTTAGACTGGCTGGTTAGCGACAACTTTACCTTTATGGGCTACCGCCAATATGATTTGACACCAGTTCAAGGTGACTATGAACTGAAGCCAGTTGAAGGCACAAGTCTCGGACTAATGAAAAACTCAGGTGACGATCACAGCCGTTTATTGTCTGAACTGCCTGAAGTTGCGCGCAAAGAAGCACGCAGTAACAACTTGTTGATCTTAACCAAGACAAACTCACTTTCACGCGTTCATAGACCAGCGTATATCGACTATGTTGGTATCAAGCGTTTTGATGATGAAGGTAACGTGATTGGTGAAGACCGTTTCATTGGTTTGTTCTCGTCTAGCTTCTACAACAACAGTGCGGTAGATGTTCCGGTACTTAAGAGTAAAATTAACCGTATCATGGAGCAATGTGACTTTGCTAAAGGCACACATGCATACAAGGCGGTACTCAATATTCTTGAAACCTACCCTCGTGATGAGTTAGTACAGGCACGCGAAAGCGAGCTACTTGAAGTGGCAATGGGCGTTCTACAAACTCAAGAACGTGACATGTGTCGCCTATTTGTGCGTAAGGATGTGTATGGTCGTTTCTTCTCTTGTATGGTTTATGTGCCAAGAGAGCGATACAACACAGCGTTACGCCGTGAAACTCAACAGCTGCTAGGCCGTGCATTTAAGTCTAGCGACAAAGTAGAGTTCACCACCTTTTTCTCTGAATCAACACTTGCGCGTACGCATTATATCGTGCGTGTTGATGACAACAACATAGATTACAACGTGAAAGAAATCGAAAATAACTTGGTAGAAGCCGCTCGTACTTGGGAAGACAAGTTACAATCTGCACTTCTTGAAAGAACGGGTGAGTCTCGTGGTAACGAGTTAAACCGTAAATACACGAATGCCTTCCAGTCTGCTTATAAAGACCAAGTATTGCCAAGCGCAGCAGTCGTAGACATCGAAAAGCTAGAGCAACTAAACGACGACAACAAACTTGAGATGCTATTCTACAGACCTCAAGAAGAAGCAACGTCACAGCTTGTTCGTTTGAGCTTGTTCCATAAAGCAGAGCCTATTCACTTATCAGACGTGATGCCAATGCTTGAGAACTTTGGCCTACGTGTTATTGGTGAAACACCATACGCGGTGAAGACGACTGATGGTCAAGTAAACTGGATCATGGATTTCTCTATGCTTATCGACAGCAAAGGGATCACTGATTTTGACAAAGTATCAGCACGTTTCCGTGCGGCATTGACCAATGTGTGGAATAACCGTCTAGAAAACGATGGTTTCAACCGTTTAGTGTTATTAGGTGGTCTAACTGGTCGTGAAGCATCTATCCTGCGCGCATATGCTAAATACATGCGCCAAATTGGTGTGACGTTCTCGCAGTCTTACATTGAGAATACATTTGACCGCTACCCGCACATTGCAGCGATGATCGTTGATCTATTCGTGAAGAAGTTTGCACCGAAGAAAGTTGCTACTGAAAAGGCGCTTCAGAAGGTTGTTGATGCTATCTACTTAGAGCTTGAAAATGTAGCGAACTTAGATGATGACCGTATCATTCGTTTGTACGTTGATATGATCAATGCAACGCTGCGTACTAACTTCTATCAAAAAGAAGCTGATGGCACGAATAAGTCGTACACGTCATTCAAGATCCAGCCAAGCGCAGTGCCAGATATGCCATTGCCATTACCAGCGTTTGAAATCTTCGTTTACTCTCCACGCGTAGAAGGTGTTCACTTACGTGGTGGTAAAGTAGCTCGTGGTGGTCTACGTTGGTCAGACCGTCGTGAAGATTTCCGTACAGAAGTACTTGGCCTGGTTAAAGCACAGCAGGTTAAGAATACGGTTATCGTACCTGTAGGTTCTAAAGGCGGCTTTGTTTGTAAACAACTTCCAACTGAACGTGAAGCGTTCTTCAAAGAAGGCCAAGAGTGTTACAAGATCTTCATCCGTGGTCTACTAGACATCACAGATAACATCGTACATGGTGACATTGTGCCACCAGTGGATGTTGTACGTCACGACGAAGACGACCCATACCTAGTTGTTGCAGCGGACAAAGGGACTGCGACTTTCTCTGATATCGCAAATGGTATCGCTGAGTCTTATAACTTCTGGCTTGGTGACGCTTTCGCGTCAGGTGGTTCAGTTGGTTACGACCACAAGAAGATGGGTATTACTGCTAAAGGCGGTTGGGAATCGGTTAAGCGTCACTTCCGTGAAATGGACGTTGACTGTCAAACAACTGATTTCACAGCGGTTGGTATAGGTGACATGGGTGGTGACGTATTTGGTAACGGAATGCTGCTATCTAAGCACATTCGTTTACAAGCGGCATTCAACCACATGCACATCTTTATCGATCCAAACCCAGATGCGGCAAGCTCGTATGTAGAGCGTGAGCGTCTATTTAATCTGCCACGTTCAAACTGGGAAGATTATAATAAGGATCTAATTTCTGAGGGCGGTGGTATTTTCTCTCGTGCAGCGAAAGCAATTACGCTAAGCGCTGAAATGAAGAAGATGATAGGCACTAAGAAATCGAGCATGACACCCAACGAGTTGATCAAAGCATTGTTGAAGATGCCAGTTGATTTGCTGTGGAATGGTGGTATCGGTACTTACATCAAGTCTAAATCTGAAACTGACGCTGAAGTAGGCGACCGTGCAAACGACGCGCTACGTATCAACGGTGGTGAGCTTGGTGCGAAGATCTTTGGTGAAGGTGGTAACTTAGGTGCTACTCAGCTGGGTCGTATCGAGTTTGCTTCAAACGGCGGTCGTATCAACACTGACTTTATCGACAACGTAGGTGGTGTTGCCTGTTCGGATAATGAAGTTAATATCAAGATCCTACTTAACGGCCTAGTTGCTGAAGGTGAATTGACGAATAAGCAGCGTAACGAATTACTGTATTCAATGACTGATGAAGTATCAGAATTGGTACTGAAAGATTGTTACCGTCAAACGCACACGTTGTCGGTTACTAAGTCTAAAGGTCCAGCGACGCTGAAAGAGAAAGTACGCTTTATCCATGCACTTGAAAAAGACGGCAAGCTAAATCGTGCAATCGAATTCTTACCAACTGATGAAGAGCTAGCAGAGCGTGCGGCGGCAGGTAAAGACCTAACGCGTCCTGAGCTATCTGTATTGGTTTCTTACTCTAAGATGGTATTAAAAGAGACATTAGTTGTTGATGAGATCTCAGAAAATCCATACTACCGTCAGTTGCTAGTGAACTCGTTCCCAGCACCGCTGCGCGAGCGCTTCAATGCTGCGATGGATAATCACCCGCTACGTAAAGAGATCATTGCAACGAAACTTGCAAACAATATCGTTAACGATATGGGTCTAAACTTCATGGTTCGTATGCACGAAGAGACAGGTGCAACGGATGCAGAAATTGCGATTTGCTACTCAATTGCAAGTGCAATCTTTGAAATGAAGGAAACGTGGTCAGCGATTTCTGCGCTAGATAATAAGATCCCAGCGGCAGTTCAAACGGAAATGCTATATCAATTACGTCGTACGGTTCGCCGTGCAACGCGTTGGTTCTTGCGTCACCGTGACAAGTCTCAAACTATCGAGCAAACCATCGCGTTCTTTGCACCTACATTTAAAGACTTAAGTGCAAATCTACACAACTACATGGTTGCAAATGAAAGCGAGCAGATCGTTGATAAAGCACGTGACCTTGAATCTCAAGGTGTGCCAGCTGAGATTGCACTGCGTATCGTGTCACTTTCAAGCTTGTTCTCTGTCATGGACTTAGCGGAAGTTGCACATAGCTCAGGTCGTAAGATCGGTGTTGTGTCTAATACCTACTTCACGCTTGGTGCAAACATGGGCCTACATTGGTTCCTTGACCAAATCACGGCTCAACCTGTTGCAAACCATTGGCAGGCGCTTGCTCGTGCTTCATATCGTGAAGAGCTGGATTGGCAACAGCGTTCGTTGTCAGAGGTTGTGTTAAACAGCTTTGCTGGTGATGACAGTGATATCAATGAACAGATTGAACAGTGGATGGATAAGCAAGCAGGCTTACTACACCGTTGGCAGCAAATGCTAACTGAGTTTAAGACGTCGCAAAGTCATGACTTTGCTAAGTTCTCAGTTGCACTTCGTGAGCTAATGTTACTAAGCCATAACTGCGATACTTCCAAATAA
- the pyrD gene encoding quinone-dependent dihydroorotate dehydrogenase: MFYDLARRFMFNKDAEWAHDFALNNLRRFANTPMSLAWSQSVQDKPVNFLGLEFKNPVGLAAGLDKNAECIEAFAQMGFGFIEVGTVTPRPQAGNDKPRIFRLPEANAIINRMGFNNKGVDYLVNNVKAAKYDGILGINIGKNKDTPNEQGKDDYIHCMRKVFEHASYITVNISSPNTPGLRDLQYGEALDDLLQSLKNEQMDLIAKHNKSVPMLVKIAPDVDGVQLTQIAESLVNNRIDGVIATNTTLARDAVENLEHGNEAGGLSGRPVREKSTHVVSELKRITDGKLPIIGVGGIDSAESAKEKFSAGADLVQVYTGFIYEGPALVKKIVSSL, from the coding sequence ATGTTTTACGATCTTGCGCGTCGTTTTATGTTTAATAAAGATGCGGAGTGGGCACACGATTTTGCCCTAAACAACCTGCGCCGCTTTGCGAATACGCCAATGAGCCTTGCATGGTCTCAATCAGTTCAAGACAAACCTGTTAATTTTCTAGGGTTAGAGTTTAAAAATCCAGTCGGGTTGGCCGCCGGTCTTGATAAAAATGCTGAGTGTATCGAAGCATTTGCGCAAATGGGTTTTGGTTTCATTGAAGTGGGAACTGTCACGCCGAGACCACAAGCGGGCAACGATAAGCCTCGGATCTTTCGTCTACCTGAGGCAAATGCGATTATTAATCGCATGGGGTTCAATAACAAGGGCGTCGATTACCTAGTCAACAATGTAAAAGCAGCAAAATACGATGGGATCCTTGGGATCAACATTGGCAAAAATAAAGATACACCGAATGAACAAGGTAAAGATGACTACATTCACTGTATGAGAAAAGTATTTGAGCATGCCTCATATATCACCGTGAATATCTCTTCACCAAATACACCGGGTCTGAGAGATCTACAATATGGCGAGGCGCTAGATGATCTATTGCAAAGCCTGAAAAATGAACAGATGGATCTGATCGCCAAGCATAACAAGTCAGTGCCTATGTTGGTAAAGATCGCACCAGATGTCGATGGCGTTCAGTTAACCCAGATCGCAGAATCGTTAGTTAATAATCGTATTGATGGTGTTATTGCAACTAATACAACATTAGCCCGTGATGCGGTAGAAAACCTAGAGCACGGTAATGAAGCAGGCGGTTTGTCTGGAAGACCTGTTCGTGAAAAATCGACGCATGTTGTCAGCGAATTGAAGCGTATTACCGACGGTAAGCTACCAATTATCGGTGTAGGTGGTATTGACAGTGCGGAATCTGCAAAAGAGAAATTTTCAGCTGGTGCAGATTTAGTGCAAGTCTACACAGGCTTTATTTATGAAGGGCCAGCGCTTGTTAAAAAGATCGTTTCGTCCTTATAA
- a CDS encoding cell division protein ZapC domain-containing protein, whose protein sequence is MQASKEWQWIRCTERNRLLIDLGDELQLCTPFRLRHLTEDSTVNPNFSLSEAEFYQSVFSYLCGFGVWNEPRCCQIALNATAAKFHLQPMQAKSWFFKPYFGGEPVSEAVVCLNSKLSRGEFLIIEHDGQSSLCLSLNEQFILDEGIELEQFQAIKVLNDRLAPLVLTHRVHQSA, encoded by the coding sequence TTGCAAGCTTCAAAAGAGTGGCAATGGATCCGCTGCACAGAAAGGAACAGGTTGTTAATTGATTTGGGTGACGAGCTTCAGCTTTGCACGCCTTTTCGTTTGCGCCACCTTACTGAAGACTCAACCGTTAATCCCAATTTTAGTCTCAGCGAGGCTGAATTTTATCAGAGTGTATTTTCCTACCTATGCGGTTTTGGTGTTTGGAACGAGCCTAGATGCTGCCAAATCGCTTTAAATGCAACTGCAGCAAAATTTCACTTACAACCGATGCAAGCAAAAAGCTGGTTTTTTAAGCCATATTTTGGTGGTGAACCTGTGAGTGAGGCAGTTGTGTGTTTAAATTCCAAGTTAAGCCGCGGCGAGTTTCTAATTATCGAGCATGATGGTCAATCAAGCCTTTGTTTAAGCTTGAACGAGCAATTTATTCTTGATGAGGGAATAGAGCTTGAACAATTTCAGGCGATAAAAGTACTAAACGATCGGTTAGCGCCTCTTGTGTTAACACACCGAGTTCATCAAAGCGCATAA
- a CDS encoding RICIN domain-containing protein translates to MRNLHTKAAMILIATSALPYSTSSSAATDDELKAYNYGLRFLNYQRLFEEGEEICIDGKGNEYRPSKGQNVQTHTCDQGADQFFALYKNGKPIYPLGVVPEYPYPNDPRSRDPWDRGPYNLGYTTYNVSILADIIGEEFSDPWVEIRPTNPPENTSGRKKDPHLCLDAAGYSGKSKDNVMFWDCESKPDQLWRFTSTGEIVNKQNGMCLDVRGYSGKSGISMMLYHCDGYPDQQWEVAYWGETNGRY, encoded by the coding sequence TTGAGAAACTTACATACCAAAGCGGCTATGATTTTGATAGCGACATCAGCATTACCTTACTCTACAAGTTCTAGCGCAGCAACAGACGACGAGTTGAAAGCTTATAATTACGGGCTTAGATTTCTAAACTATCAACGCTTGTTCGAGGAAGGCGAGGAAATATGTATAGACGGTAAAGGCAATGAATACAGGCCTTCTAAAGGCCAGAACGTGCAAACTCATACATGTGACCAAGGTGCAGACCAGTTTTTCGCATTATATAAAAACGGAAAACCTATATATCCACTAGGAGTCGTTCCTGAATATCCGTACCCTAATGATCCTCGTTCTAGAGATCCTTGGGATAGAGGTCCATATAATCTTGGATATACTACCTATAATGTATCAATACTTGCTGATATTATAGGGGAAGAATTTAGTGACCCATGGGTTGAGATTAGACCTACTAATCCACCAGAAAACACCTCTGGAAGAAAGAAAGATCCTCATTTGTGCCTAGATGCTGCTGGATACAGCGGAAAGTCGAAAGACAATGTAATGTTTTGGGACTGCGAAAGTAAACCAGATCAACTGTGGAGGTTCACTTCAACAGGCGAAATTGTGAATAAACAGAATGGTATGTGTTTAGATGTTAGGGGTTATTCAGGTAAGTCAGGCATTAGTATGATGTTGTATCACTGCGATGGCTACCCTGATCAGCAATGGGAAGTTGCATATTGGGGTGAAACTAATGGTAGGTATTAA